In one Corallococcus sp. EGB genomic region, the following are encoded:
- a CDS encoding Kdo hydroxylase family protein — MLETFDAARLKSAGATALSDALEQGRIVYFPESPVALPTPGDAAFLREELPALLKRKNVSYYPEAQRLVGLASEGASAERTHRILREHSLRVTEFLTQAMPGFVKDWSVGTSSFRPLQEKGRQLKPHASNELVHVDAGAYGATHGDRILRFFINLHPTEERRWATRGTFEALYQQYGATAGVAPEPGVERSLSPGLAGRMYSGLLQGASRLGVRMARVVDTSPYDRLMRRFHNYMKDTPEFQASRDGYEEFGFPPFSAWMVLTDGVSHACLSGQYALVDTFLIRLSSCRHAEMSPYHLLRRAPAEHPARAAA, encoded by the coding sequence ATGCTGGAGACCTTTGACGCCGCGCGGTTGAAGAGCGCGGGGGCGACCGCGTTGTCGGATGCGCTTGAACAGGGGCGCATCGTCTATTTCCCGGAGAGTCCGGTGGCGCTGCCCACACCGGGCGACGCGGCCTTCCTTCGAGAGGAATTGCCGGCGCTGCTGAAGCGCAAGAACGTGAGCTATTACCCCGAGGCCCAGCGCCTGGTGGGCCTGGCGTCCGAGGGCGCCTCCGCGGAGCGCACGCACCGCATCCTTCGCGAGCACTCGCTGCGCGTGACGGAGTTCCTCACGCAGGCGATGCCGGGCTTCGTGAAGGACTGGAGCGTGGGCACGTCGAGCTTCCGGCCCCTCCAGGAGAAGGGGCGGCAGCTCAAGCCTCACGCCAGCAACGAGCTGGTCCACGTGGACGCGGGCGCGTATGGCGCGACGCATGGGGACCGCATCCTGCGCTTCTTCATCAACCTGCACCCCACCGAGGAGCGGCGCTGGGCCACGCGGGGGACCTTCGAGGCGCTCTATCAGCAGTACGGCGCCACCGCGGGCGTGGCGCCCGAGCCCGGCGTCGAGCGCTCCCTGAGCCCGGGGCTCGCGGGGCGGATGTATTCGGGCCTGCTGCAAGGGGCCTCGCGGCTCGGGGTGCGCATGGCCCGGGTCGTCGACACGTCGCCGTATGACAGGCTGATGCGGCGCTTCCACAACTACATGAAGGACACGCCGGAGTTCCAGGCGTCGCGAGACGGGTATGAGGAGTTCGGGTTCCCTCCCTTCTCCGCCTGGATGGTGCTCACCGATGGCGTGAGCCACGCGTGCCTGTCCGGCCAGTACGCGCTCGTGGACACGTTCCTCATCCGCCTGTCGAGCTGCCGGCATGCGGAGATGTCCCCCTACCACCTGCTGCGGCGCGCTCCCGCGGAGCACCCGGCCCGCGCCGCGGCGTGA
- a CDS encoding VWA domain-containing protein: MTFTLPQAWLLLLPLGLFLWRYGRRPGPPMVLRWVLLVLGVGALSGPELRLANAGSDVAVVVDRSRSMPLDVDRVALELISLVESQRRPGDRVGVITFGREARVESPLSEVGRFGGFTRPVDAEASDLSAALDAAGALIPPERTGRVLVVSDGRATGADARGATRRLAARGIAVDYRQVSRPEPALDVAVMSLDVPATVSVREPFQFSAVVQATSAVTGTVRLERDGKVLVKGPFDFKPGPNLLPLRDLLEEPGLVHYRLTVEAPGDGVPENDVGVGVLRVEGPPRVLLLTAQPSGTLAKALASTGMALEVKAPFHLSLEALDGVGVVVLENVDANALGETGLNALADYVDQAGGGLVMTGGRSSFGEGGYRRSPVEPLLPVSLEMREEQRRASVAMSVLMDSSCSMGVQVPDGRTKMELAAEGVTAALTLLNANDEASVHMVDTQPHEVFPLSPVREGLPFDKVARGFSGGGGIYVGEALRAGRKEILRSDKPTRHVVLFSDAADSEEPGDYRATLAALREAQVTVSVIGLGKPTDPDADLLRDVARRGEGRIYFAEDAMSLPRIFSQETLAVARATFVDEPASLEAAPDLPLLGPLPTTGLPQVGGYNLTYLKPRANVALRTLDTNAAPVLALWPHGAGRTVALTAEVDGRYTGELREWGALRATLEAVVRWSMGRSTPKEEAVVRSERQGNLLRVTLDLPPGEPMPGALPTAVLLSGDGRSSVEKPLHWEDEDRLGVEYPLSGSGTWHPVVKWGGRVLRAPPVALPYAPEFEPGSAKEGLKLLRALAAVGGGQERLSMTGLFAEAPESEGRVALSPWLVAFALAAMLAEVAVRRFLSAPRVRASRERPAKEAVTRGPTAAPRGDAKPTRPPRPAPEEPVEQKPEPPKPPAGVDSALEAARARARRRTGR, from the coding sequence ATGACCTTCACCCTTCCCCAGGCGTGGCTGCTGCTGTTGCCGCTGGGCCTCTTCCTGTGGCGCTACGGCCGGAGGCCCGGCCCGCCCATGGTGCTGCGGTGGGTGCTGTTGGTGCTCGGCGTGGGCGCGCTGTCCGGGCCGGAGCTGCGGCTGGCGAACGCGGGCAGCGACGTGGCCGTGGTGGTGGACCGTTCGCGCTCCATGCCGCTGGACGTGGACCGCGTGGCCCTGGAGCTCATCTCGCTGGTGGAGTCCCAGCGCCGGCCCGGGGACCGCGTGGGCGTCATCACCTTCGGCCGCGAGGCCCGCGTGGAGTCCCCGCTGTCGGAGGTAGGCCGCTTCGGCGGCTTCACGCGGCCGGTGGACGCGGAGGCGTCGGACCTGTCGGCCGCGCTGGACGCCGCGGGCGCGCTCATTCCCCCCGAGCGCACGGGCCGGGTGCTGGTGGTGTCCGACGGCAGGGCCACGGGCGCGGATGCCCGGGGCGCGACGCGGCGGCTGGCGGCGCGGGGCATCGCGGTGGACTACCGGCAGGTGTCCCGTCCGGAGCCCGCGCTGGATGTGGCCGTCATGTCCCTGGACGTGCCCGCCACCGTCTCCGTGCGCGAGCCCTTCCAGTTCTCCGCGGTGGTGCAGGCCACCTCCGCCGTCACCGGCACCGTGCGCCTGGAGCGCGACGGGAAGGTGCTGGTGAAGGGACCGTTCGACTTCAAGCCCGGGCCCAACCTGCTGCCTTTGCGCGACCTGTTGGAGGAGCCGGGGCTCGTGCACTACCGGCTCACGGTGGAGGCGCCGGGCGACGGCGTCCCGGAGAACGACGTGGGCGTGGGCGTGCTGCGCGTGGAGGGGCCACCGCGCGTGCTGCTGCTCACCGCGCAGCCCTCGGGCACGCTGGCGAAGGCGCTGGCATCCACGGGCATGGCGCTGGAGGTGAAGGCGCCGTTCCACCTGTCGCTGGAGGCGCTCGACGGGGTGGGCGTGGTGGTGCTGGAGAACGTGGACGCGAACGCGCTGGGCGAGACGGGCTTGAACGCGCTGGCGGACTACGTGGACCAGGCGGGCGGCGGGCTGGTGATGACGGGCGGGCGGTCGAGCTTCGGCGAGGGCGGCTACCGGCGCTCGCCCGTGGAGCCGCTGCTGCCCGTGTCGCTGGAGATGCGCGAGGAGCAGCGGCGCGCGTCGGTGGCGATGAGCGTGCTCATGGACTCGAGCTGCTCCATGGGCGTACAGGTGCCGGACGGGCGCACGAAGATGGAGCTGGCCGCGGAGGGCGTCACGGCTGCGCTCACGCTGCTCAACGCGAACGACGAAGCGTCCGTGCACATGGTGGACACGCAGCCGCATGAAGTCTTCCCCCTGAGCCCGGTGCGCGAGGGACTCCCGTTCGACAAGGTGGCGCGGGGCTTCAGCGGCGGTGGCGGCATCTACGTGGGCGAGGCACTGAGAGCGGGCCGCAAGGAGATCCTCCGCAGCGACAAGCCCACGCGGCACGTGGTGCTGTTCTCCGACGCGGCGGACTCGGAGGAGCCGGGCGACTACCGGGCGACGCTGGCGGCGCTGCGCGAGGCCCAGGTGACGGTGTCGGTCATCGGCCTGGGCAAGCCCACGGATCCGGACGCGGACCTGCTGCGCGACGTGGCCCGGCGTGGCGAGGGGCGCATCTACTTCGCGGAGGACGCCATGAGCCTGCCGCGCATCTTCAGCCAGGAGACGCTCGCGGTGGCGAGGGCCACGTTCGTGGACGAGCCCGCATCGCTGGAGGCCGCGCCGGACCTGCCGCTGCTGGGCCCGCTGCCGACGACGGGCCTGCCGCAGGTGGGCGGCTACAACCTCACGTACCTGAAGCCCCGGGCGAACGTGGCGCTGCGCACGCTGGACACCAACGCCGCGCCGGTGCTGGCGCTGTGGCCGCATGGCGCGGGACGCACGGTGGCGCTCACGGCGGAGGTGGATGGCAGGTACACGGGCGAGCTGCGCGAGTGGGGCGCGCTGCGGGCGACGCTGGAGGCGGTGGTGCGCTGGTCGATGGGGCGCTCCACGCCGAAGGAGGAGGCGGTGGTGCGCTCGGAGCGCCAGGGCAACCTGCTGCGCGTGACGTTGGACCTGCCGCCGGGTGAGCCGATGCCGGGCGCGCTGCCCACGGCGGTGTTGCTGTCGGGCGATGGCCGCTCCAGCGTGGAGAAGCCGCTGCACTGGGAAGACGAGGACCGGCTGGGGGTCGAGTACCCGCTGTCAGGCAGCGGCACCTGGCACCCGGTGGTGAAGTGGGGCGGGCGCGTGTTGAGGGCGCCACCGGTGGCGCTGCCGTACGCGCCGGAGTTCGAACCGGGCAGCGCGAAGGAGGGGCTGAAGCTCCTGCGCGCCCTGGCGGCGGTGGGCGGCGGTCAGGAGCGGCTGTCGATGACGGGCCTGTTCGCGGAGGCCCCGGAGTCGGAGGGGCGCGTGGCGCTGTCTCCATGGCTGGTCGCGTTCGCGCTGGCGGCGATGCTCGCGGAGGTGGCCGTGCGCCGGTTCCTCTCCGCGCCTCGAGTGCGCGCGTCGCGCGAGCGGCCCGCGAAGGAAGCCGTCACGCGAGGACCCACGGCCGCACCGCGCGGTGATGCGAAGCCCACGCGTCCGCCCAGGCCCGCCCCTGAAGAGCCAGTCGAGCAGAAACCCGAGCCGCCGAAACCGCCTGCGGGAGTGGACTCCGCGCTGGAGGCCGCGCGTGCGCGGGCACGGCGTCGCACGGGGCGCTGA
- a CDS encoding BatA and WFA domain-containing protein yields MSFGLPWGLLALGALVPLVAAYFLRRRQKPVVVSALFLWRTPRPRAEGGPRWERFTREVSLLLEVLAVLAAALYLADVRLGETARRRHLVLVVDGSLSMSARTADGGTVLEHVRAEAAKRVESEHATHVTVLATGVTPQVIAGPEAEPSRALIALESFEARGPDHDVTASLLWAQELAGPGRRVHFFTDAPPAKDATVPPSVRWTALGHPQGNVALVSAQRRDEGGRATVTLRVARFGAGPAEVEARVRAAPGPGAREGTERTERIALPEEGAATVRLTFREAGDVEVSLPDDALPEDGHVRLPPSPVMPVAVGLTEGLSPASKQALERFLAVSPDVARGPPVPGASVLSVGPARAEAHVTLGAEGALRTFVGPFFTEKGSALMDDVQLAGVRWTAGANPPGRPLMTAGDAVLVSEEEGGRLHLNVDLARSNLQRTTAWPVLLGNVVREARRLREGFPRRQLNLGEALPVVTEAGARYALKGPSGRKPVFGAGALSLPAPASPGRYVLERDGRDVDSLEVLALDARESDLRGRGSADVAAREAGEDSEGTGAHERARWPLVVLLAALLADFYVTRKA; encoded by the coding sequence GTGAGCTTCGGGCTTCCCTGGGGACTGCTGGCGCTGGGGGCGCTGGTGCCGTTGGTCGCGGCGTACTTCCTGCGCCGCCGGCAGAAGCCGGTGGTGGTGAGCGCGCTCTTCCTGTGGCGCACGCCGCGTCCCCGCGCGGAGGGCGGGCCCCGGTGGGAGCGCTTCACGCGGGAGGTGTCGCTGCTGCTGGAGGTGCTCGCCGTGCTGGCCGCGGCGCTGTACCTGGCGGACGTGCGTCTGGGGGAGACGGCTCGCCGCCGTCACCTGGTGCTCGTCGTGGACGGCAGCCTGTCCATGTCCGCGCGGACTGCGGACGGAGGGACCGTGCTCGAACATGTGCGCGCCGAGGCCGCGAAGCGCGTGGAGTCGGAGCACGCGACGCACGTCACGGTGCTCGCGACCGGCGTCACGCCCCAGGTCATCGCGGGACCGGAGGCCGAGCCTTCGCGTGCATTGATCGCTCTGGAGTCCTTCGAGGCTCGCGGGCCGGACCACGACGTCACGGCGTCGCTCCTGTGGGCGCAGGAGCTGGCCGGACCGGGCAGGCGCGTGCACTTCTTCACCGATGCGCCTCCTGCGAAGGACGCGACCGTGCCGCCCTCCGTGCGCTGGACGGCGCTGGGGCACCCCCAGGGCAACGTGGCGCTGGTCTCCGCGCAGCGGCGCGACGAAGGAGGCCGGGCCACGGTGACGCTGCGGGTCGCTCGCTTCGGCGCGGGGCCCGCGGAAGTCGAGGCCCGTGTGCGCGCGGCCCCTGGCCCTGGCGCGCGTGAAGGCACCGAACGCACGGAGCGCATCGCCTTGCCGGAAGAGGGCGCCGCGACCGTGCGCCTTACCTTCCGCGAGGCCGGCGACGTGGAGGTCTCCCTGCCGGACGACGCGCTGCCCGAGGACGGTCACGTGCGCCTGCCCCCGTCTCCCGTGATGCCGGTGGCCGTGGGGCTGACGGAGGGGTTGTCGCCCGCGTCGAAGCAGGCCCTGGAGCGCTTCCTGGCGGTGTCTCCCGATGTGGCGCGGGGGCCTCCCGTCCCCGGTGCTTCGGTGCTGTCCGTGGGGCCCGCGCGCGCGGAGGCTCACGTGACGCTGGGCGCGGAGGGAGCGCTGCGCACCTTCGTGGGGCCGTTCTTCACGGAGAAGGGCAGCGCGCTGATGGACGACGTGCAGCTCGCGGGCGTGCGGTGGACGGCGGGCGCGAACCCTCCGGGCCGTCCGTTGATGACCGCGGGCGACGCGGTGCTCGTGTCGGAAGAGGAGGGCGGACGGCTGCACCTCAACGTGGACCTGGCGCGCTCCAACCTCCAGCGCACCACCGCCTGGCCCGTGCTGCTGGGCAACGTGGTGCGCGAAGCGCGGCGCCTACGCGAGGGCTTCCCCCGGCGCCAGCTCAACCTGGGCGAAGCGCTCCCGGTGGTGACGGAGGCCGGCGCGCGCTACGCGCTGAAGGGGCCCTCGGGCCGCAAGCCCGTGTTCGGCGCGGGCGCGCTGAGCCTGCCCGCGCCCGCGAGCCCCGGCCGCTACGTGCTGGAGCGCGATGGCCGCGACGTGGACTCGCTGGAGGTGCTGGCTTTGGATGCCCGGGAGTCGGACCTGCGCGGCCGGGGCAGCGCCGACGTGGCCGCGCGGGAAGCGGGCGAGGACTCGGAGGGGACCGGCGCCCATGAGCGCGCCCGCTGGCCCCTGGTGGTGCTGCTGGCCGCGCTGCTGGCGGACTTCTACGTCACGAGGAAGGCATGA
- a CDS encoding DUF58 domain-containing protein — protein sequence MSAPLDEAEVARLAPGLTLALPRLPQRGRVGEVRATSAGSAMELHDFRAYQPGDDLRQLDWNAVARTGELVLRVRQDEVSPRVEVVLDGSRSMGLSPRKAAGAREVALLTVEVGGRQGLTPTLLWGGARSERVQGPACRAALRGAEFEARDDLASALGRLPPLRPCGLRVVVSDFLFETDLEALCARLSRGASALFLVQVLDSEDLEPTGGEGARLVDAESGAALEELLTDSVLAAYARRFAEHQRALRSAAVRARGTLLTVNAADGLRAQVAGPLRALFVSGGGA from the coding sequence GTGAGCGCGCCGCTGGATGAGGCGGAGGTGGCGCGCCTGGCGCCGGGGTTGACGCTGGCGCTGCCGCGCCTGCCGCAGCGCGGACGGGTGGGCGAGGTGCGCGCCACGTCCGCGGGCAGCGCGATGGAGTTGCACGACTTCCGCGCGTACCAGCCGGGGGACGACCTGCGGCAGCTGGACTGGAACGCGGTGGCGCGCACGGGCGAGCTGGTGCTGCGCGTGCGCCAGGACGAGGTGTCGCCGCGCGTGGAGGTGGTGCTGGACGGCTCGCGCAGCATGGGGCTGTCGCCGCGCAAGGCGGCGGGGGCTCGCGAGGTGGCGCTGCTCACGGTGGAGGTGGGCGGGCGGCAGGGGCTGACGCCGACGCTGCTGTGGGGCGGCGCGAGGTCCGAGCGGGTGCAGGGACCGGCGTGCCGCGCGGCGCTGCGTGGCGCGGAGTTCGAGGCGCGGGATGACCTGGCGTCCGCGCTGGGGCGGTTGCCGCCGCTGCGGCCGTGTGGCCTGCGGGTGGTGGTGAGCGACTTCCTCTTCGAGACGGACCTGGAGGCGCTGTGCGCCCGGCTGTCGCGCGGAGCGTCGGCGCTGTTCCTGGTGCAGGTGCTGGACTCGGAGGACCTGGAGCCCACGGGCGGGGAGGGCGCGCGGCTGGTGGACGCGGAGAGCGGCGCGGCGCTGGAGGAGCTGCTGACGGACAGCGTGCTGGCCGCCTATGCGCGACGCTTCGCGGAGCATCAGCGCGCGCTGCGGAGCGCGGCGGTGCGGGCGCGAGGCACGCTGCTCACCGTGAACGCGGCGGACGGGTTGCGGGCGCAGGTGGCGGGACCGCTGCGCGCGCTGTTCGTCTCGGGAGGCGGGGCGTGA
- a CDS encoding ABC transporter permease, with protein MSTQASPASGEAESAPAPGVPAMTSDRWEQWGDRLNPLVVKEVRQGLRTRVFWVSFGLLLAACLVLSLIAFANTHDSAYTREGSQYFFSFFICLALVLFGVIPFNAYRSLAREREDETWSLLLLTGLGPRRILLGKVASFLVQAVLYASAVGPFLLFSYFLNGISLPTILMVLLYGATWMVFLTLVSVCAATLADSRMGRAAVRLLLVGALLLSLFQTLTLAFVVTQERGSGFSFDREFFCGLAALLWVLVSNGWLVFEVAVSRLSLVTEDYTRHPRRALVAQVVVTFVGMTAMWWFLDRKDDIPTGMGFLGGLHLIFASLFMGTDVDGQARPLRAGTRVWSLLKPGALRGFRLSVLLLLGWAAGCSALVWASQGPTGGARLMMSIGALALYGVLYLSVALLLGRLPGSGRFASPVSVRLLYILAGVVGAGVPPLLAAFLGLEGRDELLNLLNPVLGTLNFGRYDYSGSGGLKMTPELLLCVALVALLAAFAADRVLADRERRVHQQ; from the coding sequence GTGAGCACGCAAGCGAGTCCCGCGTCGGGTGAGGCCGAGTCCGCTCCCGCCCCGGGGGTCCCCGCCATGACGTCCGACCGCTGGGAGCAGTGGGGCGACCGGCTCAACCCGCTGGTGGTGAAGGAGGTGCGGCAGGGGCTGCGCACCCGCGTCTTCTGGGTGAGCTTCGGGTTGCTGCTGGCGGCGTGCCTGGTGCTGTCGCTGATTGCCTTCGCGAACACGCACGACAGCGCGTACACGCGCGAGGGAAGCCAGTACTTCTTCTCCTTCTTCATCTGCCTGGCGCTGGTGCTCTTCGGCGTCATCCCCTTCAACGCGTACCGGTCGCTGGCGCGTGAGCGCGAGGACGAGACGTGGTCGCTGCTCCTGCTCACGGGGCTGGGGCCCCGGCGCATCCTGCTCGGCAAGGTGGCGTCCTTCCTGGTGCAGGCGGTGCTGTATGCGTCGGCGGTGGGGCCGTTCCTGCTGTTCAGCTATTTCCTCAACGGCATCTCCCTGCCCACCATCCTGATGGTGTTGCTCTACGGCGCGACGTGGATGGTGTTCCTCACGCTCGTGTCGGTGTGCGCGGCGACCCTGGCGGACAGCCGGATGGGGCGGGCCGCGGTGCGGCTCCTGCTGGTGGGGGCGCTGCTGCTGTCGCTGTTCCAGACGCTGACGCTCGCCTTCGTGGTGACGCAGGAGCGCGGCTCCGGGTTCTCGTTCGACCGGGAGTTCTTCTGCGGCCTGGCCGCGCTGCTCTGGGTGCTCGTGTCCAACGGGTGGCTGGTGTTCGAGGTGGCGGTGTCCCGGTTGTCGCTGGTGACGGAGGACTACACGCGCCATCCCCGGAGGGCGCTGGTGGCGCAGGTGGTCGTGACGTTCGTGGGGATGACGGCGATGTGGTGGTTCCTGGATCGCAAGGACGACATCCCCACGGGGATGGGCTTCCTGGGAGGACTGCACCTCATCTTCGCCAGTCTCTTCATGGGGACGGACGTGGACGGTCAGGCGCGCCCGCTGCGCGCGGGCACGCGGGTCTGGTCGCTGCTCAAGCCCGGGGCGCTGCGCGGGTTCCGGTTGTCGGTGCTGCTGCTCCTGGGGTGGGCGGCCGGGTGCTCGGCGCTGGTCTGGGCGTCGCAGGGCCCGACCGGGGGCGCGCGGTTGATGATGTCGATAGGGGCGCTGGCGCTCTATGGGGTGCTGTACCTGTCGGTGGCGCTGCTCTTGGGGCGGCTGCCAGGCTCCGGGCGGTTCGCGTCGCCGGTGTCGGTGCGGCTGCTCTACATCCTGGCGGGGGTCGTGGGGGCCGGCGTGCCGCCGCTGCTGGCGGCGTTCCTGGGCCTGGAGGGGCGCGATGAGCTGCTCAACCTGCTCAACCCGGTGCTGGGGACGCTGAACTTCGGCCGATACGACTACAGCGGCTCGGGCGGCCTCAAGATGACGCCGGAGCTGCTCCTGTGCGTGGCGCTGGTGGCGTTGCTGGCGGCGTTCGCCGCGGACCGGGTGCTGGCGGATCGCGAGCGGCGGGTCCATCAGCAGTGA